CAAATGAGAGAAAACATGAAACCTTGTGGGTGGTAAATAAGCTATATTTCAAGCTATAAGCTAGATGCAAATTTTACAagcttttccattttcaaatatgcGAGAACTAGCTTATAATAAGCTAAACTGGCAACACTGGTCGCAGATCGCATGCGGAACGATGAGAATGAGTGTACTTTGTGGCACTGTGCTTTcaattgtatgtatgcgtctATGTACATATCTCTACATGCTTGCCTCTATTaatatgtgtatgcatgtgaaaTTTGCAACGTACAGTTGCCTCGGAGACTAGCAGCTGGCGCACGTCAATTTTGTGTCTTAgatgtttgcagttaaatggtGCCGGGACGAGGAGTACATTGGCTTTGCTGATACTTCTTTGGGCCAACATATTGTGGTGTGCGAGTTCGTTTCCTgataggttaggttaggtgggaccggctgcccctgtacggggcaaagcatagaccagtagaggtccgtagctgtaccggtagcttatctacgtctcagaaGTCGCGCAGTATGGACGCCTTCTTAGCAGAAGCCAGTAGCATCCTAGGAGGTAGCCGTGAAAcgtcccgaagatcgttgtgACACGGCGAATTAACgtatttcaaccggagtcgggataacgctgggcatctacagagaagatgctcgagtgtttccttaactccgggctcgttgcatttcctgcactgatcactgttcgtgatacccagctttacagcatggacagccgACAGACAGTGACCggttaaaatgcctagcattagcctgcagtctttccttgaaagctgcatgacgaaattggttaagtttttattggtagaggcacacatcagccttgcagttttgcacgagttggcattgcGCCAGCTagcgtcccactgaagtctggagcgcacctcaatttccctgcctagagttcgcagggatatcggaacattgcacatgttaccgacatcgagccccactccctctttggcgagagagtctgcgatctcgttgccatcgatgccctggtggcttgggatccaatagatacgcacgaccgcagatccgttcagcgactctattgctcttctgctgtccaggacaactttggacttgaccacatcagagtatattgatcttattgcagcctggctgtcaacaaagatgttaatagagTTATGATTACActgtaaaccccgagccaatttggcagccttgccaatggcgaaaacttccgcctggaagatgctgcagttgtctgggagtttataggaatgtttggagaccgggtccgggcagtatacggccgctccgacaccatcatccatcttcgacccgtcggtgaagaggttgagggcttcgggaatgcatcACCCTTCCCGCCAGAAGTCCGGTTccaagaatattgttttaatatggtcagtactggtaagggggatagtatagtccaggtctctactagtctccctaccaatggcgctgtgaccatagcctagCAGACCCAGATTGCCTGTTGCGGCAATCCTtagggacgattttgcggctatggatCGTTTCCTGATcaatacatacaaatttatatttcttaaaaatacgAATTACCTTTTTCTATTGTTTCATTAATTCTTTATTACTTTAACTTATTACGCCTagattttttatgttttaaaattttttacatttaaatattaaaattaagcCCTAATTCTTTTTTGCACGTTAAGTGAGTCAGCGttttaatacaaaagtattaaataaataacttttacaatttttatctgatcgcaacccaattttcaggaatcataaagactatagcttcaaaattacacttcttattcgatttttattgatttacgGGAAAGTGACGAAAGTGGGTGGGGGAAAATGTTGTGTAAATACTTCTGTTGGAAACAAAACGCGtgtaaatacttttgaaaaCTAATAAGCATCTGCTTATTAGCTAGAACagttatttcttaaatttattctttaatCTGGCCTTGCATAGGTTTGACTTTGCAACATTAAAAGATTTCAGACACTTCTCCCCACTCGCACTAAAACTCACCTTGTGTAAATAATTTTGACTAGCTGTGTATATAATAgcttaaagtaaaataaaatgttattgcaTTGGTACTCCTgtcacaaatattttcttcTCGACTGTTTACAATCAACAATTGTTGTCAAAATCGAATCACATATTTGTGAgtataattttcttattttataaaattagatttacatattttgcaCCATTTTGTAGTAGAAAGTAACGTTCTATTAGGCATCAAGATGTTGTTAGATAAAATACCCGAAGTTGATATGGTCACCGTAGCCCAGAGATCCAATGTCGAGCGGCGTGGAGTATTGGGATTTGTTCCACGCATTGGACTGCCGATTGTGGACTATGCAGAAGTGGATAGGATTGATGCATTTTATCTGGAATGCCAGAACTTTCGTGATTACTATCGCGATCCATACGATAGAGTTCACAAGCCACTAATGTTTACCAAGCACATGGGAAAATGCGGAATTAAAATGGATCAAAGCGTGGAGGAGCTACGACAGCCGATAAGTTGGGTCCAAAGGAAGAAACCATTAACAGAGCCTGTTAACTATAAGACGCACATGAATTTGGGTGTTGACATAAACACAATGATCAGGGGTCGTTATGGAAAACAGAGTTGCATACGATACAAAcgttaataattaatatacactCGAGACAATACCTTGACACAAGAGCGAGGGCGGCTTTATTTGACGTTTATATAAGGTCGCAATATTGTGCATACGAAATTTGGGCGTTATATGACCGGCAGATATAAGCTTGACTTGTATACAAAATTGTCAGATATTTATCAGAGTTCTCGtaactaaattatattcaCTTTAATGTCATTGCGTTTGCgtagatataaatataaagtctTGATATTTACTCAAACCCCTTCAAGCATATCGTTGCGACTGAAAAGCTTAcagaaataattattatttacacaGTGGCAACGGGCGAATTTATAGCCCACATTTGACTTAAGCCAAAAAGGCAACCAAGGCAAAGAGAACGAGCAGCTTATGGACAGCAATTCGAGCTCGATGTATATGGCAAGAGCTGCTAATTGGTGTCATTAAAAAGTTGTTGCgagttgtttaaaaatatgttatacatatactcgtatgtatgCCATGAGCAAATaatacgcatacgccatgttgtaCCCCTTGCAAATGAACATGCCTCGCGACTCGACTGCTTTACAATGTAAATGTAATCAAAGTTTTTATTTGACACCTTCCGCTTGATTTGTGATTATGAAAATGTTAGTAGAAAAATTCATTGCAGCTCGCACCTTGAAAAGGTCTTCAGaaattagcatttaaattacGCCGCCCGACTCGTGGCTCTCTTCGTCTCCCACTCGCGGATTTAGTTTTGCTACTGCGTTCAATGAAGCAGCATTAATTGGAATATCCTGGCTTGGACACTCTGACGTCGAAAAGGCTGCCTTTGATGGCTCGCCTATAATTGTTATTGATGGCGCATTATCCAGTTGCCACCTGGCCTGCACctgattgttgctgttatgtAAATGAGTCGCAGTTCTTCGTGCTGTCAATACTTAGGCCTGTTTCTGAAACCTTTTCCCGTAGGAGGTCTGACGATGGCATAGATTACGGCTTGTTCTAATCTTTCCACAACTTGCAGAGGGTCATAAGTAGTAAACAGTTTTCGAAATGTGCAAATAATCTGCTTAAAAATAGCAGAAGATTTA
This window of the Drosophila albomicans strain 15112-1751.03 chromosome 2L, ASM965048v2, whole genome shotgun sequence genome carries:
- the LOC117564551 gene encoding uncharacterized protein LOC117564551 isoform X2, with amino-acid sequence MLLDKIPEVDMVTVAQRSNVERRGVLGFVPRIGLPIVDYAEVDRIDAFYLECQNFRDYYRDPYDRVHKPLMFTKHMGKCGIKMDQSVEELRQPISWVQRKKPLTEPVNYKTHMNLGVDINTMIRGRYGKQSCIRYKR
- the LOC117564551 gene encoding uncharacterized protein LOC117564551 isoform X1, which gives rise to MLLHWYSCHKYFLLDCLQSTIVVKIESHILESNVLLGIKMLLDKIPEVDMVTVAQRSNVERRGVLGFVPRIGLPIVDYAEVDRIDAFYLECQNFRDYYRDPYDRVHKPLMFTKHMGKCGIKMDQSVEELRQPISWVQRKKPLTEPVNYKTHMNLGVDINTMIRGRYGKQSCIRYKR